From Phragmites australis chromosome 5, lpPhrAust1.1, whole genome shotgun sequence, a single genomic window includes:
- the LOC133919496 gene encoding uncharacterized protein LOC133919496 isoform X1 codes for MVKLYVQAFPPTDLNKNTEWFMYPGVWTTYILILFFSWLLVLSVFGCTPGTAWTVVNLFHFAMTYHFFHWKKGTPFADDQGMYNTLTWWEQMDNGKQLTRNRKFLIVVPVVLYLIALHTTDYRQPMLFLNTVAVGVLVVAKLPNMHKVRIFGINAGS; via the exons ATGGTGAAGCTGTACGTGCAGGCGTTCCCGCCGACGGATCTGAACAAGAACACGGAGTGGTTCATGTACCCGGGCGTGTGGACGACCtacatcctcatcctcttcttctcctggCTCCTCGTCCTCTCCGTCTTCGGATGCACCCCCGGCACGGCGTGGACCGTCGTCAACCTCTTCCACTTCGCG ATGACATACCACTTTTTTCATTGGAAGAAAGGAACACCCTTTGCTGATGACCAGGGAATGTACAATACATTGACATGGTGGGAACAAATGGACAATGGCAAACAGCTTACTCGTAACAGGAAATTCCTCATCGTCGTTCCTGTAGTCCT ATATCTGATAGCTTTGCACACCACCGACTACCGACAACCTATGCTTTTCCTCAATACCGTTGCAGTTGGCGTGCTTGTGGTCGCCAAACTACCGAATATGCACAAGGTCCGGATTTTTGGAATAAATGCGGGGAGCTAA
- the LOC133919495 gene encoding uncharacterized protein LOC133919495 isoform X2 yields MQKVSESLEFLDQVKGTFFLTESVLLHPSTENIQKDVFQYNTQFQLNSPSTTEGLVRIKAEPENMRLVENTVTIGSLNNFAITSSNHSLSSSNGFTSYESCNRLNPHIVAMPVNSKSISAVKVFHSVSNLQHNNTSENTLEIKSSKEPGSSLTNAATTYSSLNNLPRIEHGLSCSPNKLRYCPQSEKSSSLRDSYASLFCTDRELKPTLFDNTTSFVQSAVIREVDTIGFTSHAHEFYELPNEIWGETAAGAIKPVRKRNYENNDLLESTIFDPVMHNCWDDTALIAGNISHFGATATNSVTEQASTDPLSVEERGLFSESIFEELLGFGDNVGPVVDSNDPLASSVSGCQLPRYNIQDSFSACKAQVPSFTIPSSSCTSENVPIEASKIIPVSLGNLVIDDCCSLNTANSKVSQVKKPEGVKVIKKRARPGESTRPRPKDRQQIQERVKELREIVPNSAKCSIDALLDRTIKHMLFLQSVTKYAEKIKQADEPKMISKDSGAVLNDNSNGVVLKDDPSAGSNGGATWAYEVEGQTMVCPIIVEDLAPPGQMLVEMLCEERGFFLEIADTIREFGLTILKGLMELRDGKIMGRFLVEANKNVTRMDIFLSLVQLLQQNSLNRSSEQLTKVINNGIPSFAEHQQSPISFPVGLAGR; encoded by the exons ATGCAAAAG GTTTCTGAAAGCTTAGAGTTTCTGGATCAAGTTAAAGGCACATTTTTTCTGACAGAAAGCGTTTTGTTGCATCCTTcaacagaaaatattcaaaagGATGTTTTCCAGTACAATACACAATTTCAACTCAATTCTCCAAGTACTACAGAGGGTCTTGTACGTATTAAGGCTGAACCAGAAAACATGAGACTTGTGGAGAACACAGTAACCATAGGTTCTCTGAACAATTTTGCAATTACTTCAAGCAATCACTCTCTGAGTTCTTCAAATGGTTTCACCTCCTATGAAAGTTGCAATCGTCTGAATCCTCATATAGTGGCCATGCCAGTGAACTCCAAGTCAATAAGTGCGGTCAAAGTATTTCATAGTGTCAGCAATTTGCAGCACAATAATACTTCAGAAAATACACTAGAGATCAAATCCAGTAAAGAGCCTGGTTCTAGTTTGACAAATGCTGCCACAACTTATTCAAGTTTGAACAATCTTCCAAGAATAGAGCATGGGCTGTCATGCTCACCTAACAAGCTACGATATTGCCCTCAAAGTGAAAAATCATCAAGCTTACGGGACTCATACGCATCATTATTCTGTACGGATCGTGAGCTGAAACCCACTTTATTTGACAATACCACTTCGTTTGTTCAAAGTGCAGTAATCCGAGAGGTTGATACTATTGGATTTACTTCTCATGCTCATGAGTTCTATGAATTACCGAATGAAATATGGGGAGAAACTGCTGCAGGGGCGATAAAACCAGTCAGAAAAAGAAACTATGAAAATAATGACTTGCTTGAAAGTACAATATTTGATCCTGTCATGCATAATTGTTGGGATGACACTGCCCTAATAGCAGGAAACATTTCACATTTCGGCGCCACTGCCACGAACTCTGTTACAGAACAGGCAAGTACTGATCCATTATCAGTTGAAGAGAGGGGGTTGTTCTCAGAATCTATCTTTGAGGAACTTCTTGGCTTTGGTGACAATGTTGGTCCAGTTGTGGATAGCAATGATCCATTAGCTAGCTCTGTCTCAGGTTGTCAATTGCCAAGGTACAACATTCAAGATTCATTTTCAGCGTGCAAGGCACAAGTACCATCATTCACAATCCCTTCCAGTAGCTGTACATCTGAAAATGTTCCGATTGAAGCATCAAAGATAATCCCAGTGTCATTGGGGAATTTAGTTATAGATGATTGTTGCAGTTTGAACACTGCAAATTCCAAGGTTAGCCAGGTAAAGAAGCCTGAAGGAGTAAAGGTTATTAAGAAAAGAGCTAGGCCAGGTGAAAGCACACGGCCAAGACCAAAGGACCGGCAACAGATACAAGAGCGCGTTAAGGAGCTACGTGAGATAGTCCCAAATAGTGCGAAG TGTAGCATTGATGCTTTGTTGGACCGAACAATCAAGCATATGCTCTTTCTACAAAGTGTAACAAAGTATGCAGAAAAGATTAAGCAAGCTGATGAACCGAAG ATGATAAGCAAAGACAGTGGTGCTGTCTTGAATGATAACTCAAATGGTGTTGTCTTGAAAGACGATCCAAGTGCTGGAAGCAATGGAGGTGCCACATGGGCATATGAGGTTGAAGGGCAGACTATGGTTTGCCCAATAATTGTTGAGGATCTTGCACCACCTGGTCAGATGCTTGTTGAG ATGCTATGTGAGGAACGCGGATTTTTTCTAGAGATAGCTGACACCATACGTGAATTTGGGCTGACAATCTTGAAGGGACTGATGGAACTTCGTGATGGCAAGATAATGGGTCGATTCCTTGTCGAG GCAAACAAGAACGTGACCAGGATGGATATATTTTTGTCACTTGTTCAGTTACTACAGCAAAATAGCCTCAATCGATCTTCTGAGCAGCTAACTAAGGTCATTAACAATGGGATTCCATCTTTTGCGGAGCATCAGCAGTCACCTATTTCGTTTCCAGTTGGCCTTGCCGGGAGATAG
- the LOC133919495 gene encoding transcription factor bHLH157-like isoform X1 has protein sequence MAEALGALCRAGSWSYAAIWRSDRRDPRLLTIGECHCEDEARKVVEKMVNQVHVVGEGVIGRALISGECQWISDDNPFSLSEISDADNIGLFQGYTWWQHQFLSGIKTIAVIPIPVLGVAQFGSMQKVSESLEFLDQVKGTFFLTESVLLHPSTENIQKDVFQYNTQFQLNSPSTTEGLVRIKAEPENMRLVENTVTIGSLNNFAITSSNHSLSSSNGFTSYESCNRLNPHIVAMPVNSKSISAVKVFHSVSNLQHNNTSENTLEIKSSKEPGSSLTNAATTYSSLNNLPRIEHGLSCSPNKLRYCPQSEKSSSLRDSYASLFCTDRELKPTLFDNTTSFVQSAVIREVDTIGFTSHAHEFYELPNEIWGETAAGAIKPVRKRNYENNDLLESTIFDPVMHNCWDDTALIAGNISHFGATATNSVTEQASTDPLSVEERGLFSESIFEELLGFGDNVGPVVDSNDPLASSVSGCQLPRYNIQDSFSACKAQVPSFTIPSSSCTSENVPIEASKIIPVSLGNLVIDDCCSLNTANSKVSQVKKPEGVKVIKKRARPGESTRPRPKDRQQIQERVKELREIVPNSAKCSIDALLDRTIKHMLFLQSVTKYAEKIKQADEPKMISKDSGAVLNDNSNGVVLKDDPSAGSNGGATWAYEVEGQTMVCPIIVEDLAPPGQMLVEMLCEERGFFLEIADTIREFGLTILKGLMELRDGKIMGRFLVEANKNVTRMDIFLSLVQLLQQNSLNRSSEQLTKVINNGIPSFAEHQQSPISFPVGLAGR, from the exons ATGGCGGAGGCGCTGGGAGCGCTGTGCCGCGCCGGGAGCTGGTCCTACGCGGCGATCTGGCGCTCCGACCGTCGCGACCCTCG GTTGCTTACGATTGGAGAGTGCCACTGTGAAGATGAAGCCAGAAAAGTGGTAGAAAAGATGGTTAATCAGGTCCATGTTGTTGGAGAAGG CGTCATAGGAAGAGCTCTAATAAGTGGGGAGTGCCAATGGATTTCTGATGATAACCCCTTCAGTTTGTCTGAGATAAGTGATGCAGATAACATAGGCTTATTTCAG GGTTATACTTGGTGGCAACATCAGTTCCTGAGTGGAATAAAG ACTATTGCAGTAATACCTATCCCGGTGCTTGGTGTGGCACAATTCGGTTCCATGCAAAAG GTTTCTGAAAGCTTAGAGTTTCTGGATCAAGTTAAAGGCACATTTTTTCTGACAGAAAGCGTTTTGTTGCATCCTTcaacagaaaatattcaaaagGATGTTTTCCAGTACAATACACAATTTCAACTCAATTCTCCAAGTACTACAGAGGGTCTTGTACGTATTAAGGCTGAACCAGAAAACATGAGACTTGTGGAGAACACAGTAACCATAGGTTCTCTGAACAATTTTGCAATTACTTCAAGCAATCACTCTCTGAGTTCTTCAAATGGTTTCACCTCCTATGAAAGTTGCAATCGTCTGAATCCTCATATAGTGGCCATGCCAGTGAACTCCAAGTCAATAAGTGCGGTCAAAGTATTTCATAGTGTCAGCAATTTGCAGCACAATAATACTTCAGAAAATACACTAGAGATCAAATCCAGTAAAGAGCCTGGTTCTAGTTTGACAAATGCTGCCACAACTTATTCAAGTTTGAACAATCTTCCAAGAATAGAGCATGGGCTGTCATGCTCACCTAACAAGCTACGATATTGCCCTCAAAGTGAAAAATCATCAAGCTTACGGGACTCATACGCATCATTATTCTGTACGGATCGTGAGCTGAAACCCACTTTATTTGACAATACCACTTCGTTTGTTCAAAGTGCAGTAATCCGAGAGGTTGATACTATTGGATTTACTTCTCATGCTCATGAGTTCTATGAATTACCGAATGAAATATGGGGAGAAACTGCTGCAGGGGCGATAAAACCAGTCAGAAAAAGAAACTATGAAAATAATGACTTGCTTGAAAGTACAATATTTGATCCTGTCATGCATAATTGTTGGGATGACACTGCCCTAATAGCAGGAAACATTTCACATTTCGGCGCCACTGCCACGAACTCTGTTACAGAACAGGCAAGTACTGATCCATTATCAGTTGAAGAGAGGGGGTTGTTCTCAGAATCTATCTTTGAGGAACTTCTTGGCTTTGGTGACAATGTTGGTCCAGTTGTGGATAGCAATGATCCATTAGCTAGCTCTGTCTCAGGTTGTCAATTGCCAAGGTACAACATTCAAGATTCATTTTCAGCGTGCAAGGCACAAGTACCATCATTCACAATCCCTTCCAGTAGCTGTACATCTGAAAATGTTCCGATTGAAGCATCAAAGATAATCCCAGTGTCATTGGGGAATTTAGTTATAGATGATTGTTGCAGTTTGAACACTGCAAATTCCAAGGTTAGCCAGGTAAAGAAGCCTGAAGGAGTAAAGGTTATTAAGAAAAGAGCTAGGCCAGGTGAAAGCACACGGCCAAGACCAAAGGACCGGCAACAGATACAAGAGCGCGTTAAGGAGCTACGTGAGATAGTCCCAAATAGTGCGAAG TGTAGCATTGATGCTTTGTTGGACCGAACAATCAAGCATATGCTCTTTCTACAAAGTGTAACAAAGTATGCAGAAAAGATTAAGCAAGCTGATGAACCGAAG ATGATAAGCAAAGACAGTGGTGCTGTCTTGAATGATAACTCAAATGGTGTTGTCTTGAAAGACGATCCAAGTGCTGGAAGCAATGGAGGTGCCACATGGGCATATGAGGTTGAAGGGCAGACTATGGTTTGCCCAATAATTGTTGAGGATCTTGCACCACCTGGTCAGATGCTTGTTGAG ATGCTATGTGAGGAACGCGGATTTTTTCTAGAGATAGCTGACACCATACGTGAATTTGGGCTGACAATCTTGAAGGGACTGATGGAACTTCGTGATGGCAAGATAATGGGTCGATTCCTTGTCGAG GCAAACAAGAACGTGACCAGGATGGATATATTTTTGTCACTTGTTCAGTTACTACAGCAAAATAGCCTCAATCGATCTTCTGAGCAGCTAACTAAGGTCATTAACAATGGGATTCCATCTTTTGCGGAGCATCAGCAGTCACCTATTTCGTTTCCAGTTGGCCTTGCCGGGAGATAG
- the LOC133919496 gene encoding uncharacterized protein C119.09c-like isoform X2: protein MVKLYVQAFPPTDLNKNTEWFMYPGVWTTYILILFFSWLLVLSVFGCTPGTAWTVVNLFHFAMTYHFFHWKKGTPFADDQGMYNTLTWWEQMDNGKQLTRNRKFLIVVPVVLNAIESTIVEISLFTSATILFEVDVWSVTQSFLCRK, encoded by the exons ATGGTGAAGCTGTACGTGCAGGCGTTCCCGCCGACGGATCTGAACAAGAACACGGAGTGGTTCATGTACCCGGGCGTGTGGACGACCtacatcctcatcctcttcttctcctggCTCCTCGTCCTCTCCGTCTTCGGATGCACCCCCGGCACGGCGTGGACCGTCGTCAACCTCTTCCACTTCGCG ATGACATACCACTTTTTTCATTGGAAGAAAGGAACACCCTTTGCTGATGACCAGGGAATGTACAATACATTGACATGGTGGGAACAAATGGACAATGGCAAACAGCTTACTCGTAACAGGAAATTCCTCATCGTCGTTCCTGTAGTCCT AAATGCAATTGAGTCCACTATTGTGGAAATCTCACTGTTTACCTCGGCAACTATATTGTTTGAGGTTGATGTGTGGTCCGTGACCCAATCCTTTCTTTGTAGAAAATG A